In Myxococcus stipitatus, the following are encoded in one genomic region:
- a CDS encoding amidase: protein MKKPTLPGHRSFDLSRRAFLGGSAAAAALASLEASANPGGQAPSANAFELEEATLSDLQAGMREGRFTAHSLAERYLARIAAVDRVGPMPLASVIELNPEALAIAQSLDLERREKGPRGPLHGIPVLIKDNIATADKMQTTAGSLALVGAVPARDAFVVERLRAAGAVILGKTNLSEWANFRSTRSSSGWSGRGGQCRNPYALDRTPSGSSSGSGAATAANLCAVSVGTETDGSIVSPSAACSLVGLKPTVGLVSRSGIIPISHSQDTAGPMARTVADAAALLTVLAGVDASDAATSASQGHTGLDYTRFLDADGLKGARIGVPRERFFGYHAATDALVEQALEVMKSKGAIIVDPAPIPNLSKLDEPEFEVMLYEFKAGVEAWLASVGERTKLRTLGDLIRFNEDHQDAEMPYFGQEVFRQAQARGPLSDVKYRKALATCRRWSRAQGLDAVMQKHQLDALVAPTQAPPGLIDLVNGDHWLGSSSTPAAVSGYATLTVPAGYVRGLPVGLSFIGRAWSEPTLLKLAYAYEQATRHRRPPGFISTADLRLVAGR, encoded by the coding sequence ATGAAAAAGCCCACGCTCCCAGGTCACCGCTCCTTCGACTTGAGCCGCCGCGCCTTTCTCGGGGGCTCGGCCGCCGCCGCGGCCCTCGCCTCGTTGGAGGCCTCCGCGAACCCTGGAGGACAGGCCCCCTCTGCGAATGCCTTCGAGCTCGAGGAGGCCACGCTCTCCGACCTCCAGGCGGGCATGCGGGAGGGGCGGTTCACCGCGCACAGCCTCGCGGAGCGTTATCTGGCGCGCATCGCGGCGGTGGACCGCGTCGGCCCCATGCCATTGGCCTCGGTCATCGAGCTGAATCCGGAGGCGCTCGCCATCGCCCAGTCGTTGGACCTGGAGCGGCGGGAGAAGGGGCCTCGGGGCCCGCTGCACGGCATCCCCGTGCTCATCAAGGACAACATCGCCACGGCGGACAAGATGCAGACCACCGCGGGCTCGCTCGCGCTGGTGGGCGCGGTGCCCGCGCGAGACGCCTTCGTCGTCGAGCGCCTGCGCGCGGCGGGCGCGGTCATCCTGGGCAAGACGAACCTGAGCGAGTGGGCCAACTTCCGCTCCACGCGCTCCTCGAGCGGTTGGAGTGGCCGCGGCGGTCAATGCCGCAACCCCTATGCGTTGGACCGGACGCCTTCGGGCTCCAGCTCCGGCTCGGGCGCGGCCACCGCGGCGAACCTCTGCGCCGTGTCCGTGGGCACGGAGACGGATGGCTCCATCGTCTCGCCCTCGGCGGCGTGTTCACTCGTGGGGCTCAAGCCCACGGTGGGGTTGGTCAGCCGCTCGGGCATCATCCCCATCTCCCACAGCCAGGACACCGCGGGGCCCATGGCGCGCACGGTGGCGGATGCCGCCGCGCTGCTCACGGTGCTCGCGGGCGTGGATGCCTCCGACGCCGCGACGTCCGCGAGCCAGGGACACACGGGGCTGGACTACACGCGCTTCCTCGACGCCGACGGCTTGAAGGGCGCGCGCATCGGCGTCCCTCGCGAGCGCTTCTTCGGCTACCACGCCGCCACGGACGCGCTGGTGGAGCAGGCCCTGGAGGTCATGAAGTCGAAGGGCGCCATCATCGTCGACCCGGCCCCGATTCCGAACCTCTCCAAGCTGGATGAGCCCGAGTTCGAGGTGATGCTCTACGAGTTCAAGGCCGGCGTCGAAGCGTGGCTCGCGAGCGTGGGCGAGCGCACGAAGCTGCGCACGCTCGGGGACCTCATCCGCTTCAACGAGGACCACCAGGACGCGGAGATGCCGTACTTCGGTCAGGAGGTGTTCCGCCAGGCGCAGGCCCGGGGGCCGCTCTCCGACGTGAAGTACCGCAAGGCCCTGGCCACCTGCCGCAGGTGGTCGCGCGCGCAGGGGCTGGACGCGGTGATGCAGAAGCACCAACTCGACGCGCTGGTCGCGCCCACGCAGGCGCCGCCAGGACTCATCGACCTGGTCAACGGCGACCACTGGCTGGGCAGCAGCTCCACGCCGGCGGCCGTGTCGGGTTACGCCACCCTCACCGTGCCCGCGGGCTACGTGCGAGGACTTCCCGTGGGCCTGTCGTTCATTGGACGTGCGTGGAGCGAGCCGACCTTGCTCAAGCTCGCCTATGCCTACGAGCAGGCCACCCGGCACCGGCGGCCGCCCGGGTTCATCTCCACGGCGGACCTGCGACTCGTCGCCGGTCGCTAG
- a CDS encoding DUF1330 domain-containing protein → MAVDPQGIDIQKFIQEDPGGPLVLLNLVRFKEGGRASFAEYASAVMPFMLKAGAQPLYAGDGSTALVAEPGQTWDAVMLVSYPSRSAFLQMVSDPEYQRFTHLRTAALHEAVMQATIPWATSP, encoded by the coding sequence GTGGCCGTTGATCCGCAGGGCATCGACATTCAGAAATTCATCCAGGAAGACCCGGGGGGGCCGCTGGTGCTGTTGAACCTGGTGCGATTCAAGGAGGGAGGTCGCGCCTCGTTCGCGGAGTACGCGAGCGCCGTCATGCCCTTCATGCTCAAGGCGGGCGCGCAGCCCCTCTACGCGGGAGATGGCTCCACCGCGCTGGTGGCGGAGCCGGGGCAGACGTGGGACGCGGTGATGCTGGTGAGCTATCCCAGCCGGTCGGCGTTCCTCCAGATGGTGAGCGACCCCGAGTACCAGCGCTTCACCCATCTGCGCACCGCCGCGCTGCACGAGGCGGTGATGCAGGCGACCATCCCCTGGGCCACCTCGCCCTGA
- a CDS encoding zinc-dependent metalloprotease, translating into MRWNSPLRRGWFGAVTTIVALGVGCGPATDANEPQPAPQPPAESLQVNLDDAFVAVPRKVSSEQQAVVRQRLDGQVTNSGESFYLAIRKSELNQRWFMSAYLKQLFPGAVMYGAATSLGTRVVSFKEQNGKLFVFDVDDRKTTSDIFDPEVLIEAWPIVNDYGAFNALRGSNSYILVDPTAGLNRFAIMGEAYGAGGTRFETELSFAQRFRKISDGVTFEQIFTGYADAADPDSSDYLENNQLRTSGTLGIALRRYQEGQGYTPTALPDQEHYFRGEPRLIPNTGAVEQTAAKWNIRPGMKPIKWIITDTVNAVQADPRFQQYDVVGAVKRGVEGWNQAFGFKVFEASVGTSEGFADDDKNVIIFDPDASAGFAFADWRTNPNTAEIRGASVYVNALWLELADADFEGDAQARVAAKVKKHRKTPKMSWGGFDAGHLCEMPLPPLREGADARHEKLKKKTPTTASAAQELALTKKEKVERYLTHVILHEVGHTLGLRHNFAGSLVYTGDPATPRSNSVMEYVVDADAIYVNVPQSYDVQAVRYLYNLSSEQPTDLFCTDEHTRVEPYCNRYDQYSDPLGEDYGPTFLLVKELVLYEILPFPALAAAFDHYGNATLQWARAGTSADRRFSYNIAMAYVRPPVALPPDAGPGFGAAADDLARRVLSRLYLDPIASRGAFTATPTETSAITPSAVADIHGILINVDGIRSFQSRRTMVDILKSMQSLGAYSALRQGRDTVAAQAGTLSGSQKLLAEDLLARIDGALSPYYR; encoded by the coding sequence ATGAGGTGGAATTCCCCGCTGCGGCGCGGCTGGTTCGGCGCCGTCACCACCATCGTGGCCCTCGGTGTCGGTTGCGGTCCCGCGACCGATGCGAACGAGCCCCAACCCGCACCCCAACCCCCCGCCGAATCGCTTCAGGTGAACCTGGACGACGCGTTCGTCGCCGTCCCGCGCAAGGTCAGCAGTGAGCAGCAGGCGGTCGTCCGCCAGCGGCTCGACGGACAGGTGACGAACTCCGGCGAGAGCTTCTACCTGGCCATCCGCAAGAGCGAGCTGAACCAGCGCTGGTTCATGTCCGCGTACCTCAAGCAGCTGTTCCCCGGAGCGGTGATGTACGGCGCGGCCACCTCGCTGGGGACGCGGGTGGTGAGCTTCAAGGAGCAGAACGGCAAGCTCTTCGTCTTCGACGTGGATGACCGCAAGACGACCAGCGACATCTTCGACCCGGAGGTCCTCATCGAGGCGTGGCCCATCGTCAATGACTATGGCGCCTTCAACGCCCTGCGCGGCTCCAACAGCTACATCCTGGTGGACCCGACGGCCGGACTGAACCGCTTCGCCATCATGGGCGAGGCGTATGGCGCCGGCGGCACGCGCTTCGAGACGGAGCTCTCGTTCGCCCAGCGCTTCCGGAAGATCTCCGACGGCGTCACCTTCGAGCAGATCTTCACCGGCTACGCCGACGCGGCGGACCCGGACTCGAGTGACTATCTGGAGAACAACCAGCTGCGCACCTCCGGCACGCTGGGCATCGCCCTGCGCCGCTACCAGGAGGGTCAGGGCTACACGCCGACCGCGCTGCCCGACCAGGAGCACTACTTCCGCGGCGAGCCCCGGCTGATTCCCAACACCGGCGCGGTGGAGCAGACGGCGGCCAAGTGGAACATCCGCCCGGGCATGAAGCCCATCAAGTGGATCATCACCGACACGGTGAATGCCGTGCAGGCCGACCCGCGCTTCCAGCAGTACGACGTGGTGGGCGCGGTGAAGCGCGGCGTGGAGGGCTGGAACCAGGCCTTCGGCTTCAAGGTGTTCGAGGCCAGCGTGGGCACCAGCGAGGGCTTCGCGGATGACGACAAGAACGTCATCATCTTCGACCCGGATGCCTCGGCGGGCTTCGCCTTCGCCGACTGGCGCACCAACCCCAACACCGCGGAGATTCGCGGCGCCTCCGTCTACGTCAACGCCCTGTGGCTGGAGCTCGCGGACGCCGACTTCGAGGGCGACGCCCAGGCCCGCGTCGCGGCGAAGGTGAAGAAGCACCGCAAGACGCCGAAGATGTCGTGGGGCGGCTTCGACGCTGGCCACCTGTGCGAGATGCCCCTGCCCCCGCTGCGCGAGGGCGCGGACGCCCGTCACGAGAAGCTGAAGAAGAAGACGCCGACGACGGCCTCGGCCGCCCAGGAGCTGGCGCTCACCAAGAAGGAGAAGGTGGAGCGTTACCTGACGCACGTCATCCTGCACGAGGTCGGCCACACGCTCGGCCTGCGCCACAACTTCGCCGGTTCGCTCGTGTACACCGGTGACCCGGCGACCCCGCGCTCGAACTCCGTGATGGAGTACGTCGTGGACGCCGACGCCATCTACGTGAACGTGCCGCAGTCGTACGACGTGCAGGCGGTGCGCTACCTGTACAACCTGTCCTCCGAGCAGCCCACGGACCTGTTCTGCACGGACGAGCACACCCGCGTGGAGCCATACTGCAACCGGTATGACCAGTACTCGGATCCGCTCGGCGAGGACTACGGCCCCACCTTCCTGCTCGTGAAGGAGCTGGTGCTGTACGAAATCCTCCCGTTCCCCGCCCTCGCGGCCGCCTTCGACCACTACGGCAACGCCACGCTGCAGTGGGCGCGCGCGGGGACCTCCGCGGACCGCCGCTTCTCGTACAACATCGCCATGGCGTACGTGCGTCCTCCCGTGGCGCTGCCTCCGGACGCGGGCCCTGGCTTCGGCGCGGCGGCGGACGACCTGGCTCGCCGGGTCCTGTCGCGGCTCTACCTGGACCCCATCGCGAGCCGTGGCGCCTTCACGGCCACCCCGACGGAGACCAGCGCCATCACCCCGTCCGCGGTCGCCGACATCCACGGCATCCTCATCAACGTGGACGGCATCCGCAGCTTCCAGTCCCGCCGCACCATGGTGGACATCCTGAAGTCCATGCAGAGCCTGGGGGCCTACTCCGCGCTGCGCCAGGGCCGTGACACCGTCGCGGCTCAGGCGGGCACGCTGAGCGGCTCGCAGAAGCTCTTGGCCGAGGACCTGCTCGCCCGCATCGACGGGGCGCTGTCGCCGTACTACCGCTGA
- a CDS encoding 2OG-Fe(II) oxygenase: MPPYITHRQALPAAELEMLRGALLGSRFVARSPLMGTFQGSRGFAFIFTLEGRATLEARFPFLSAYLARVLDPESARGLRPWRQRLFGRGRPEERPNAFYLNLLLLEPGMSVGRHIDATLQGPSGVPGATPRRVSVLYLQVPPDARGGALRLSQDHQLLGEVQPRPGLLVHFQGHLQHEVLPFLSAEDGAQRASLVCEQYVFPPDALARLPVFRIQSKAGFAAYLDSQRG; encoded by the coding sequence GTGCCCCCGTATATCACTCACCGTCAGGCGTTGCCCGCAGCCGAGCTCGAGATGCTCCGCGGCGCGTTGCTCGGCTCACGCTTCGTGGCCCGCAGTCCGTTGATGGGCACCTTCCAGGGGAGCCGGGGGTTCGCCTTCATCTTCACACTCGAGGGCCGGGCCACCTTGGAGGCGCGCTTCCCGTTCCTGAGCGCCTATCTCGCGCGGGTGTTGGATCCGGAGAGCGCGCGGGGCCTGCGCCCCTGGAGGCAGCGGCTCTTCGGTCGCGGGCGGCCCGAGGAACGCCCCAACGCATTCTATCTGAACCTGCTCCTGCTCGAGCCCGGCATGAGCGTGGGACGCCACATCGACGCCACCCTCCAGGGGCCCAGCGGTGTCCCTGGGGCCACGCCCCGCCGCGTCAGCGTCCTCTACCTCCAGGTTCCCCCGGACGCGCGCGGAGGGGCCTTGCGCCTCTCCCAGGACCACCAGCTTCTCGGCGAGGTACAGCCACGCCCTGGCCTGCTCGTGCACTTCCAGGGACACCTCCAGCATGAGGTGCTCCCCTTCCTGAGCGCCGAGGACGGTGCGCAGCGCGCGAGCCTCGTCTGCGAACAGTACGTGTTCCCCCCCGACGCGCTCGCGCGATTGCCGGTCTTTCGCATCCAGTCCAAGGCGGGCTTCGCCGCATACCTGGACTCCCAGCGCGGGTAG
- a CDS encoding methyltransferase: MSQQPRRVAPDDSAPSAPPPALVMSQMVYGFWVSRSLQVMAELDIADIIGDVPKTVEELAQATGSNASSLRRLLRLLSGLGVLVKDEQTQRFALTELGAMLRKDSPGSVYGSLMSQAHPLSWQAWGELTYSVKSGLPSLEKIMGDTFFGYLSKHPDEAALFNRSMAAYQNLNAPAVVAAYDFSGAKSVMDLGGGTGTLLAHILQAHPHTKGALFELPHVRDEAVARMAGLGLSSRTQVVAGDFFEKIPSGHDIYILSQILHDWEDDRCVQLLSNVRAAMNPDSKLLIVETVLPGDNVPHFGNLYDVAMLVLVGGRERTGPEYTALVEKAGLRVHRVSPTSMPPSVVEVVPA; this comes from the coding sequence ATGAGCCAACAGCCTCGTCGTGTCGCTCCGGATGACAGTGCCCCCAGCGCTCCTCCACCCGCACTCGTGATGAGCCAGATGGTCTACGGGTTCTGGGTCTCGCGCTCCCTGCAGGTCATGGCGGAGCTCGATATCGCCGACATCATCGGTGATGTACCGAAGACGGTGGAAGAGCTCGCGCAAGCGACTGGCTCGAATGCCTCCTCGTTGCGGCGCCTCTTGCGGCTGTTGTCCGGGCTGGGGGTGCTGGTCAAGGACGAGCAGACGCAGCGCTTCGCCCTCACGGAGCTGGGCGCGATGCTGCGCAAGGACAGCCCAGGCTCCGTGTACGGCTCGCTGATGTCCCAGGCCCATCCGCTGTCGTGGCAGGCCTGGGGGGAGCTGACGTACTCGGTGAAGTCGGGCCTGCCGTCGCTCGAGAAGATCATGGGCGACACGTTCTTCGGCTACCTGTCCAAGCACCCGGATGAGGCGGCGCTCTTCAACAGGAGCATGGCCGCGTACCAGAACCTCAACGCGCCCGCGGTGGTGGCCGCGTATGACTTCTCCGGGGCGAAGTCGGTGATGGATCTGGGAGGTGGGACGGGCACGCTGCTGGCGCACATCCTCCAGGCCCATCCCCACACGAAGGGCGCGCTCTTCGAGCTGCCGCACGTCCGTGACGAGGCCGTGGCGCGGATGGCCGGGCTGGGGCTCTCCTCGCGCACCCAGGTGGTGGCGGGGGACTTCTTCGAGAAGATTCCCTCCGGCCACGACATCTACATCCTCTCGCAGATCCTCCATGACTGGGAGGATGACCGCTGCGTGCAACTGCTCTCCAACGTGCGCGCGGCGATGAACCCCGACTCCAAGCTGCTCATCGTGGAGACGGTGCTGCCGGGCGACAACGTGCCGCACTTCGGGAACCTGTACGACGTGGCCATGCTGGTGCTGGTGGGCGGCCGCGAGCGCACGGGCCCCGAATACACCGCGCTGGTGGAGAAGGCCGGCCTGCGTGTCCATCGTGTGTCGCCGACCTCCATGCCGCCGAGCGTGGTCGAAGTCGTCCCCGCCTGA